A genome region from Coprococcus phoceensis includes the following:
- a CDS encoding helicase-related protein produces MSYLVAIRGFMLTYQVSLRFDNAQNFSNLSDYGIYYDSLGRKYYAVFDIPEFIMHKKFVSDSFITSSTDIPAIHSKYSLKANLFIEETTGFKSFKSFEQKLCVYGALNTPRGFTSLISMPTGGGKSLVTQVLGYEKNGLSVVIVPTVSLAIDQERAARTNIKCYKEGEIYCYYSGTKNFKEIKTAIEQRTVRLLFISPEALIKNEQFSELISKANMDRYLKNIIIDEAHIVVAWGDFFRVDYQCISPWRNELLKVNPELRTYLLSATYRDETVLSLKHLFAINNDWLEIRCDSLRKEPRFIYSKAKNYSDKRKKVLDMVNLLPHPMILYVNAPYEADKWKEYLENKGYSNINTFTGDTKSNERRNLIDDWVNNKFDLMIATSAFGVGVDKPDVRSVVHLYMPESPDTYYQELGRGGRDGLPCISAMCIDEDDISRAFNHVSKVLTTDKFWGRWWSMYRNPNNQWQGGNIAIMASTKPNYNKINYFEEGNDTDEKWNINVLLLLNRKKQIKITGLDLDAENRYIFTVKILNDVITQETSEAKAVFEKIRDEEAMKSQNAFFTIKNAIDKSDRLCWSEMFFETYPLVSECCPGCNCHENMIITENNRFPLVVDVKGPEKNLTDEMVDFFANTNEALIITDEDPGELIQKYKPNVVVSSSLDNIRESNIVGINYMNFQELRALQVHDNGFYISGLVMAIYDDDDKDQAKAEYQTIYKYLNKKRYVIHVSKHDFCVSNNTGKMITDQIDGTVIR; encoded by the coding sequence TTGAGTTATTTAGTTGCTATTCGCGGATTTATGTTAACTTATCAAGTTTCACTTAGATTTGATAACGCACAAAATTTTTCGAATTTATCTGATTATGGAATCTATTATGATTCATTGGGAAGAAAATACTATGCGGTATTTGATATTCCGGAATTTATAATGCATAAGAAATTTGTATCTGACTCATTCATTACATCGAGTACAGATATTCCTGCAATACATTCGAAATATAGTCTTAAGGCAAATTTATTTATAGAAGAGACAACAGGATTTAAAAGTTTTAAATCATTTGAACAAAAATTGTGTGTATATGGAGCACTTAATACGCCGAGGGGATTCACATCATTAATTTCGATGCCAACAGGTGGAGGAAAAAGCCTAGTAACTCAAGTTCTAGGATATGAAAAAAATGGCTTATCGGTTGTAATTGTTCCAACTGTTTCTTTGGCAATAGATCAGGAAAGAGCAGCACGAACAAATATTAAGTGTTATAAGGAAGGAGAAATTTACTGTTATTATAGTGGAACAAAAAATTTTAAAGAAATAAAAACAGCTATAGAACAAAGAACAGTAAGATTACTCTTCATATCTCCAGAAGCATTGATAAAGAACGAGCAATTTAGTGAATTAATTTCAAAAGCAAATATGGACAGATATCTCAAAAATATTATTATTGATGAAGCTCATATAGTAGTGGCTTGGGGTGACTTTTTCAGGGTTGATTATCAGTGCATAAGTCCGTGGAGAAATGAGCTATTAAAGGTTAATCCAGAGTTGAGAACATATTTGTTATCAGCAACATATCGTGACGAAACGGTATTATCATTAAAACATCTTTTTGCAATAAATAACGATTGGCTAGAAATAAGATGCGATTCATTGAGAAAAGAACCACGTTTTATTTATAGTAAAGCTAAAAATTATTCTGATAAACGAAAAAAAGTTTTAGATATGGTGAATTTGCTTCCACATCCAATGATTTTATATGTTAATGCTCCATATGAAGCAGATAAATGGAAAGAGTATCTAGAAAATAAAGGGTATTCAAATATTAATACTTTTACGGGTGACACAAAGTCAAACGAAAGAAGAAATCTAATTGATGATTGGGTCAATAACAAATTTGATTTAATGATAGCGACATCTGCATTTGGCGTGGGTGTAGATAAGCCAGATGTTAGAAGTGTAGTACATCTTTATATGCCTGAGAGTCCAGATACATATTATCAAGAATTGGGAAGAGGCGGAAGAGATGGTCTTCCTTGTATTAGTGCCATGTGTATTGATGAAGATGATATTTCAAGAGCTTTTAATCATGTGAGCAAAGTTCTAACAACGGATAAGTTTTGGGGACGATGGTGGAGTATGTATCGAAACCCAAACAATCAGTGGCAGGGTGGTAATATTGCAATTATGGCTTCTACAAAGCCTAATTATAATAAAATTAATTATTTTGAAGAAGGCAATGATACCGATGAAAAGTGGAATATCAATGTATTACTTCTGTTGAATAGAAAAAAACAAATCAAAATAACAGGGTTAGATTTGGATGCGGAAAATAGATATATTTTCACTGTGAAGATATTAAATGATGTTATTACACAAGAAACGAGTGAAGCTAAAGCAGTTTTTGAAAAAATAAGAGATGAAGAAGCAATGAAATCTCAAAATGCTTTTTTTACAATAAAGAATGCAATTGATAAATCTGATCGATTATGTTGGTCGGAAATGTTTTTTGAAACGTATCCTTTAGTATCTGAATGTTGTCCAGGCTGCAATTGTCATGAAAATATGATAATTACAGAAAACAATCGTTTCCCACTGGTTGTTGATGTGAAAGGACCAGAGAAAAATCTGACAGATGAAATGGTTGATTTTTTTGCAAATACAAATGAAGCATTGATTATCACAGATGAAGATCCAGGTGAATTAATACAAAAATATAAACCTAATGTTGTGGTAAGTAGTTCTCTAGACAATATAAGAGAATCAAATATCGTTGGAATTAATTATATGAATTTTCAAGAATTAAGAGCTCTTCAAGTTCATGATAATGGTTTTTACATTTCAGGATTAGTAATGGCAATATATGATGATGATGATAAAGATCAAGCTAAAGCAGAGTATCAAACTATTTATAAGTATTTAAATAAAAAAAGATATGTGATACATGTTTCTAAACATGATTTTTGTGTGTCAAACAATACAGGAAAAATGATTACAGATCAAATTGATGGGACTGTAATTAGATAG
- the dndB gene encoding DNA sulfur modification protein DndB — protein sequence MDYIYRFPVVRGTQAGTEYYIAMVPLKMLARLFPVDDEEFVLPEYRAQRKLNETRIPVISKYILENRDSYVFSALAASIDGEFSFKSTADNADTGVLEVSMDAHFLINDGQHRKSAIMAALKEDSTLGDETISIVFYADQGLKRSQQIFTDLNKNAVKTSNSISELYDSRDVMAVLTRNVIWNIEFLNTYTDKEKDILGKYSSSLFTLNTFYTANKIIVGRSIEPNSEEFLLKYWNLIVKYMKQWQELQSREITKVDLRENFIATQSIVIQAFGRIGNYFYTNPNNMDVILQQLEKINWSRNAQQWYMRAIGKNGRIITNKKAALLISNVIKKEIGIPLSQEEEDAEIQLKKTIENRG from the coding sequence ATGGATTATATATATAGATTTCCTGTAGTTAGAGGAACACAGGCTGGAACAGAATACTATATTGCGATGGTTCCACTTAAAATGTTAGCAAGATTATTCCCGGTAGACGATGAAGAGTTTGTTTTACCTGAATATAGAGCTCAAAGAAAACTAAATGAAACAAGAATTCCGGTTATAAGCAAATATATCTTAGAAAACAGAGATAGTTATGTTTTTTCAGCATTAGCTGCATCAATTGACGGAGAGTTTTCTTTTAAGTCTACTGCAGATAATGCAGATACAGGAGTGTTAGAAGTGTCTATGGATGCGCATTTCTTAATTAATGATGGACAACATAGAAAATCGGCAATAATGGCTGCTTTAAAAGAAGATTCAACATTGGGAGACGAGACTATTTCTATTGTTTTTTATGCAGATCAAGGTCTCAAAAGAAGCCAGCAGATTTTTACAGATTTAAACAAGAATGCAGTTAAAACGTCAAATTCAATTTCAGAATTGTATGACTCAAGAGATGTAATGGCTGTATTAACTAGAAATGTGATTTGGAATATTGAATTTTTAAATACGTATACTGACAAAGAAAAGGATATTTTAGGTAAATACTCTTCAAGTTTATTTACGCTAAATACTTTTTATACTGCAAACAAAATTATTGTAGGAAGAAGCATAGAGCCAAATTCAGAAGAGTTTTTACTAAAGTATTGGAATTTAATTGTAAAATATATGAAACAGTGGCAGGAGTTGCAGAGCAGAGAAATAACTAAGGTAGATTTGAGAGAAAACTTTATAGCAACTCAGAGTATAGTAATACAAGCTTTTGGTAGAATTGGTAATTATTTTTACACTAACCCCAATAATATGGATGTGATTTTACAACAATTGGAAAAAATAAATTGGAGTAGAAACGCACAACAATGGTATATGCGTGCTATAGGTAAGAATGGACGTATTATTACAAATAAAAAGGCAGCATTACTGATTTCCAATGTTATAAAAAAAGAAATCGGCATTCCACTTTCTCAAGAAGAAGAGGATGCTGAAATTCAATTAAAGAAAACTATAGAAAATAGAGGATAG
- the dndC gene encoding DNA phosphorothioation system sulfurtransferase DndC, with amino-acid sequence MAITKDLIDGLIVTIQNLYLADDIPWMIGYSGGKDSTAAVQLVWMAIEQLPERDRKKTIHIMNTDTLVESPVVSKWVDKSLKSMKDEAEKKGLPFVPTKLIPDYNNTFWVNLIGRGYPFPRMKYRWCTDRLKIQPVNNFIKNKIAEHGEIILVLGTRKQESTRRNRTMTNLEKRRVRELLSPNPTLANELVFSPMEDWSDDDVWSFLLQYKNPWNYSNMDLMTMYRGATADNECPLQVDKSAPTCGKSRFGCWVCTMVEKDKSMEAMILNDQEKEWMSILLEFRNEFGNEEGDRERRSFRRMRGNLQGNYGKLFHGPYKKEVREYWLERLLNIQKEIQENGPEEFSDLELIRIPELQAIRRIWVNDKHEFDDSLPKIYEKVVGKEFEDPEWIHYENFEAEEWNILKEVCEEMFPDEELAFEMMYSLVDVESKSSGVNQRKGILDSVNSIIGKTCYKNEEDATQYYTDMMHRKKENGGKYNEKFLDYQPLESEFDEEEE; translated from the coding sequence ATGGCAATTACAAAAGATTTAATAGATGGCCTTATTGTCACAATTCAAAATTTATATTTGGCAGATGATATTCCTTGGATGATTGGATATTCAGGAGGAAAAGATAGTACAGCAGCGGTACAGTTAGTGTGGATGGCAATTGAACAACTTCCTGAACGCGATAGAAAGAAAACAATTCATATTATGAATACAGATACACTTGTAGAATCACCAGTTGTATCTAAATGGGTTGATAAGTCTCTTAAATCCATGAAGGATGAAGCAGAGAAAAAAGGATTACCATTCGTTCCAACTAAGCTTATTCCGGATTACAATAATACATTTTGGGTTAATTTAATTGGTAGAGGATATCCATTTCCAAGAATGAAGTATAGATGGTGTACTGACAGATTAAAAATTCAGCCAGTGAACAATTTTATCAAGAATAAAATTGCGGAACATGGAGAAATAATCCTTGTTTTAGGAACTAGAAAACAGGAAAGTACCAGACGTAATCGAACAATGACAAATCTAGAAAAGAGAAGAGTACGTGAATTATTAAGTCCTAATCCTACGTTGGCAAATGAACTTGTGTTTTCGCCAATGGAAGATTGGTCAGATGATGATGTATGGTCTTTCTTATTGCAATACAAGAATCCATGGAATTATTCAAATATGGATTTAATGACTATGTATAGAGGTGCAACTGCTGATAACGAATGTCCTTTACAAGTAGATAAGTCAGCTCCAACTTGTGGAAAAAGTCGATTTGGTTGTTGGGTATGTACCATGGTTGAAAAAGATAAATCTATGGAGGCAATGATTCTTAATGACCAGGAAAAAGAATGGATGAGTATTCTTTTAGAATTTAGAAATGAATTTGGAAATGAGGAGGGGGATCGTGAGAGAAGAAGCTTCCGTAGAATGAGAGGAAATCTTCAAGGAAATTACGGTAAGCTGTTCCATGGACCATATAAGAAGGAAGTTAGAGAATATTGGTTAGAAAGACTTCTAAATATTCAAAAGGAGATTCAAGAAAATGGACCTGAAGAGTTTTCAGATCTTGAATTGATTCGTATTCCAGAGCTACAAGCCATTCGTAGAATTTGGGTTAATGATAAACATGAATTTGATGATTCATTACCTAAAATATATGAGAAAGTAGTTGGAAAAGAATTTGAGGATCCTGAATGGATTCATTATGAAAATTTTGAGGCTGAAGAGTGGAATATACTAAAAGAAGTTTGTGAAGAAATGTTTCCAGATGAAGAACTTGCGTTTGAAATGATGTATTCACTGGTAGACGTTGAGAGCAAGTCTTCTGGTGTTAACCAGAGAAAAGGTATTCTTGATAGTGTAAATAGTATTATAGGAAAAACTTGCTATAAAAACGAAGAGGATGCTACTCAGTATTACACAGATATGATGCATCGAAAAAAAGAAAATGGTGGTAAGTACAATGAAAAATTCTTGGATTATCAGCCATTAGAATCTGAATTTGATGAAGAGGAAGAATAG
- the dndD gene encoding DNA sulfur modification protein DndD, with translation MIIKKLELHNFGVYAGDNRFLFEGNKPIVLVGGMNGRGKTTFLEAVLLALYGSNSFAYSESEYRSYLQYLKSFVNRNADDKECSVELEFEIDNGIKENYVVRRRWDILTKKTKEEIFVYKDGEFNEFLTNNWPMFVENILPSALSSFFFFDGEKIAEMAVDSTNVQLKNAIRSMLGINVLDVLENDILRNLKKVSKQDADNKTSEELEALRTEKDNAAIELEQITAKLEKTAAILEEHNNKLESLHQLYTAKGGDAVEKKQETIQKRAKLKSELEAEENKAYEIAANELPLALVADLIQDIKLQAVDEHTETIMQEAILQFDMLLEDFSAIYDGDTKASIDFIDFVKEQTQSNQEDPIYELSDHALFQVNTLNEGTLDNSCTEMKAIFNKKKVLAKQIAELDSYLTLDINDKELQRIYKKIKQAEEKIIQDKVVISDLEQKHAQATSKLNSATSEFNKYVEAYLATAELRDSVDRTVKYSNMALKIIEKYQVALQKKKAGVLSKTITKCYKQLANKKNLISKIEMDAETLNVKYLSENGHEVPRESLSAGEQQLMVISILWALAICSKKKLPVIIDTPLSRLDSLHRTALITTYFPNAGEQTIILSTDSEIDASYYELMKDNVGDEFTLEYDEISKSTSIKKGYLIGANI, from the coding sequence ATGATTATAAAAAAACTAGAATTACATAATTTCGGTGTATATGCAGGAGACAATAGATTTCTCTTTGAAGGAAATAAACCGATTGTCTTAGTTGGTGGTATGAATGGTAGAGGAAAAACAACTTTCTTAGAGGCTGTGCTATTAGCACTTTATGGTTCTAACTCCTTTGCATACTCTGAAAGTGAATATAGATCATATTTACAGTATCTAAAATCCTTTGTAAATAGAAATGCGGATGATAAAGAATGTAGTGTTGAATTAGAGTTTGAAATAGATAATGGAATTAAGGAAAACTACGTTGTTAGAAGAAGATGGGATATTTTAACAAAGAAAACTAAAGAAGAGATATTCGTATATAAAGACGGCGAGTTCAATGAATTTTTAACTAACAACTGGCCAATGTTCGTTGAGAATATTTTACCAAGTGCTTTATCTAGTTTTTTCTTCTTTGACGGAGAAAAGATTGCTGAAATGGCTGTTGATAGCACGAATGTACAATTAAAAAATGCTATTCGCTCTATGTTGGGAATTAATGTGCTGGATGTTCTTGAAAATGATATTTTAAGAAACCTAAAGAAAGTCAGCAAACAGGATGCAGATAATAAGACATCTGAAGAACTAGAAGCTTTAAGAACTGAAAAAGATAATGCAGCTATCGAGTTAGAACAGATTACTGCAAAACTAGAAAAAACAGCGGCTATCTTGGAAGAACACAATAATAAATTAGAGTCATTGCATCAATTATATACTGCAAAAGGCGGTGATGCAGTAGAAAAGAAGCAAGAAACTATTCAAAAGCGTGCAAAGCTTAAGTCTGAATTAGAAGCAGAGGAAAATAAAGCTTATGAAATTGCAGCTAATGAATTACCACTAGCTCTTGTTGCTGATTTAATTCAAGATATTAAATTGCAGGCAGTAGATGAGCATACAGAAACCATTATGCAAGAAGCGATTCTTCAATTTGATATGTTATTGGAAGATTTTTCTGCGATTTATGACGGTGATACAAAAGCAAGTATTGATTTCATTGATTTTGTAAAAGAACAAACTCAAAGTAATCAAGAAGATCCAATTTATGAACTGTCGGATCATGCTCTTTTCCAGGTAAATACATTAAATGAAGGCACGCTTGATAATAGTTGTACTGAAATGAAAGCTATCTTTAACAAAAAGAAAGTACTTGCTAAGCAAATTGCTGAATTAGACAGCTATTTAACCCTAGACATTAATGATAAAGAATTACAACGTATTTACAAGAAAATAAAACAAGCAGAAGAAAAGATTATTCAAGATAAGGTAGTTATTTCAGACTTAGAGCAGAAACACGCGCAGGCCACATCCAAACTGAATTCTGCCACATCTGAATTCAACAAATATGTGGAAGCATATTTGGCTACAGCAGAATTAAGAGATAGTGTAGATCGTACTGTTAAATACTCCAATATGGCACTTAAAATAATTGAAAAGTACCAGGTCGCATTACAGAAGAAAAAAGCTGGTGTTCTGTCTAAGACAATTACTAAATGTTATAAACAGCTTGCAAATAAGAAGAATCTGATTAGCAAAATCGAAATGGATGCTGAAACCCTTAATGTCAAATATTTATCTGAAAATGGTCATGAGGTACCAAGGGAATCGCTTTCAGCAGGAGAACAGCAGTTAATGGTTATTTCGATACTTTGGGCATTAGCAATTTGCTCAAAGAAAAAATTGCCAGTAATTATTGATACACCATTATCTAGATTGGATTCTTTACATAGAACAGCATTGATTACAACATATTTCCCTAATGCAGGAGAACAGACTATTATTCTATCTACAGATTCTGAAATAGATGCAAGTTATTATGAATTAATGAAAGATAACGTAGGAGATGAATTTACTTTGGAATATGATGAAATTTCGAAGAGTACTTCTATTAAAAAAGGATATTTGATTGGAGCAAATATATGA
- the dndE gene encoding DNA sulfur modification protein DndE produces the protein MIIKQVRVSQQAKDQLSRLKGKTGIKNWNVLCRWALCYSLSEKTLPTDIQIVADSNLEMSWFTFGGEYYEIYEALVKAWCIKMNLPTDDETVSKYFRLNLERGIAHLCGTGFIKSLDDLVKLAIKR, from the coding sequence ATGATTATAAAACAGGTAAGGGTTTCCCAACAGGCGAAGGATCAATTATCTCGTCTTAAAGGAAAAACAGGAATCAAAAATTGGAATGTCTTATGTAGATGGGCATTATGTTATTCTCTCAGTGAAAAAACATTGCCCACAGATATTCAAATAGTAGCAGATAGTAATCTTGAAATGTCTTGGTTTACATTTGGTGGAGAATATTATGAAATATATGAAGCTCTTGTTAAGGCATGGTGTATAAAAATGAATTTGCCAACAGATGATGAAACCGTTTCCAAATATTTCAGACTTAATTTAGAACGAGGCATTGCACATTTGTGTGGTACTGGGTTTATAAAAAGCTTGGATGATTTAGTAAAACTAGCAATAAAGAGGTAG
- a CDS encoding cysteine desulfurase family protein, translating to MSVYLDYNASAPIDQRVLDEMIIAYQNKAGNADSRTHSFGEEARSVVENARKQVASLLGISSSEVFFTSGATESNNIALQGLKEYAEKTGKKHIITTSIEHKTILETAKHMAIDGYEVDFVNPNESGQVSVESVLEKLREDTLLVSVMHVNNETGAIQPVLELGDELQKRGVLFHIDATQSCGKLVEEIRSLKYDMLSFSAHKLMGPQGVGALILKRKAYKRPPVKGIMYGGQQEQGIRPGTIPVALVVGCGKACEIAEQEYKENESHSRQIKLAILSTLEESGLKYQINGNQDICISSTLNIAIDGVSSEALMISSKQYCGISNGSACTSSNYSPSYVLVAMGLDVSRIESSLRLSWGPNSELNEVIDNFRKLLDVAKLIAN from the coding sequence ATGAGTGTTTATTTAGATTATAATGCATCAGCTCCAATTGACCAGAGAGTGTTGGATGAGATGATCATTGCGTATCAAAATAAAGCGGGAAATGCGGATAGTAGAACACATTCTTTTGGTGAAGAGGCTAGAAGTGTAGTAGAAAATGCAAGAAAACAGGTGGCCAGTTTATTAGGAATATCTTCAAGTGAAGTGTTTTTTACTAGCGGAGCAACGGAGAGCAATAACATTGCGTTACAAGGACTAAAAGAATATGCTGAAAAAACAGGAAAAAAGCATATTATAACCACTAGTATAGAACATAAGACTATCCTTGAAACAGCAAAACATATGGCAATTGATGGATATGAAGTGGACTTTGTTAATCCTAATGAATCTGGTCAAGTAAGTGTAGAGTCTGTGTTAGAAAAATTACGTGAGGATACACTTTTGGTAAGTGTTATGCATGTCAACAACGAAACGGGTGCAATTCAGCCAGTACTAGAACTTGGTGATGAGTTGCAAAAAAGAGGTGTGCTTTTCCATATCGATGCGACACAAAGCTGTGGAAAGTTAGTGGAGGAAATTAGAAGTCTGAAATATGACATGTTGTCATTCAGTGCTCATAAATTAATGGGACCACAGGGTGTAGGAGCGTTGATTCTAAAGAGAAAAGCATATAAGCGTCCACCGGTTAAAGGGATTATGTATGGAGGTCAGCAGGAACAAGGAATACGACCAGGTACAATTCCTGTAGCATTAGTTGTTGGATGCGGTAAAGCATGCGAAATCGCAGAACAGGAATATAAAGAGAACGAGAGTCATTCCCGTCAGATTAAGCTTGCAATATTATCCACTTTAGAAGAATCTGGATTGAAGTATCAAATAAATGGAAATCAGGATATTTGTATATCTAGTACATTGAACATTGCAATAGATGGTGTTTCTTCAGAGGCGCTAATGATTTCTAGCAAGCAATATTGTGGTATATCCAATGGTTCAGCATGTACATCATCTAATTATTCTCCAAGCTATGTTTTAGTTGCTATGGGACTTGATGTTTCACGTATAGAATCATCTTTAAGATTAAGTTGGGGACCAAACTCTGAATTAAATGAAGTAATAGATAACTTCAGAAAATTGTTAGATGTAGCAAAATTGATAGCGAATTAA